A single region of the Cucumis melo cultivar AY chromosome 3, USDA_Cmelo_AY_1.0, whole genome shotgun sequence genome encodes:
- the LOC103488312 gene encoding EIN3-binding F-box protein 1: protein MAKIFGFTLKESEDFFPAPIYPNPKDTSLFLSLGPHVDVYYPLRKRSRVSAPYVPSGEILKKKEASIEVLPDECLFEIFKRLPDRETRSLCACVSKRWLMLLSSISGNEFYSASENLKPKIVVTENLEDNQITNEGCLSRNLEGKKATDVRLAAIAVGTASCGGLGKLSIRGGNHGTEVTNLGLKAVAHGCPALKAISLWNLSSIGDEGMIEIAKGCQLLEKLDLSQCPGISNKALLELAKHCPNLTDITIEACANIGNESIQAIGQYCSNLKSISIRDCPLIGDQGISSLFSSTSYTLNKAKLQGLNVTDVSLAVIGHYGRAITDLTLTGLTNVSERGFWAMGNGHGLQKLRSFTLSSCHGVTDVGLQSIGKGCPNMKKFCLRKCSFLSDNGMVSFVQAATSIENLQLEECHRITQLGLFGTILNCGAKLKALSLVNCLGIKDLSLNLPSLSSCKSLQSLSIRNCPGFGNASLTLLSKLCPQLQHVEFSGLNGIRDSGLLPLFMNCKAGLVNVNLSGCVNLTDKVISSLTKLHGWTLELLNLDGCLKVTDSSLVAIAENCPLLNDLDVSKCCITDFGVAALAQANQFNLQLLSVFGCSALTDQSLLALVKLGDSLLGLNLQHCNSISTRSIELLLAQLHRCDILY from the exons ATGGCTAAGATCTTTGGTTTTACTC TCAAAGAAAGTGAGGATTTTTTTCCAGCACCAATCTATCCGAACCCCAAGGATACAAGTCTCTTTTTATCCCTTGGTCCCCATGTGGATGTTTATTATCCTCTCCGTAAGAGGTCCAGAGTCAGTGCTCCATATGTGCCCAGTGGAGAAATACTCAAAAAGAAGGAGGCATCTATTGAAGTTCTTCCAGATGAGTGCCTCTTTGAGATCTTCAAACGCTTACCTGATAGAGAGACAAGGAGCCTCTGTGCTTGCGTTTCTAAACGCTGGCTCATGCTTTTAAGCAGCATTAGTGGAAACGAATTTTACAGTGCTTCTGAAAACTTGAAGCCTAAAATTGTTGTGACTGAAAATCTAGAAGATAACCAAATTACGAACGAGGGATGTCTTTCACGAAACTTGGAAGGGAAGAAGGCAACAGATGTAAGACTAGCAGCCATAGCAGTAGGAACTGCTAGTTGTGGTGGCTTGGGCAAGCTGTCAATTCGCGGAGGCAATCATGGCACTGAGGTTACAAACCTTGGCCTCAAGGCTGTTGCCCATGGATGTCCTGCCCTTAAAGCTATTTCTTTGTGGAATCTGTCTTCAATCGGAGATGAAGGTATGATTGAGATTGCCAAGGGATGTCAACTTCTAGAGAAGCTTGATTTAAGTCAATGCCCTGGAATTTCAAACAAAGCTTTGCTGGAACTTGCCAAACACTGTCCTAATCTGACTGATATAACAATTGAGGCTTGTGCAAACATTGGCAATGAAAGCATTCAAGCTATTGGGCAATATTGTTCGAATCTGAAGTCTATTTCAATCAGAGACTGCCCCCTTATTGGGGATCAAGGAATATCCAGCTTGTTCTCTTCCACCTCTTACACCTTAAACAAGGCAAAGCTCCAGGGTCTAAATGTCACTGATGTGTCACTTGCTGTCATCGGACATTACGGAAGAGCAATCACAGACCTTACGCTTACTGGCCTGACAAATGTTTCTGAGAGGGGATTTTGGGCCATGGGTAATGGTCATGGTTTGCAGAAGTTGAGATCATTTACACTTAGTTCCTGCCATGGTGTGACTGACGTTGGGCTACAATCGATTGGGAAGGGATGCCCAAACATGAAGAAGTTCTGCTTGCGCAAATGTTCATTTTTGTCCGACAATGGAATGGTCTCTTTTGTTCAGGCTGCTACCTCCATCGAGAACTTACAACTAGAAGAGTGCCACAGGATAACCCAATTGGGTTTATTTGGAACCATCTTAAACTGTGGTGCAAAGTTAAAGGCTCTTTCTCTAGTAAACTGCTTAGGGATCAAGGATTTGAGCCTGAACTTGCCTTCTCTGTCCTCATGCAAGTCTCTCCAGTCACTATCCATCCGCAATTGCCCTGGGTTCGGTAATGCAAGCTTGACTCTTTTGAGCAAGCTGTGCCCCCAGCTTCAGCATGTGGAATTTTCTGGGCTCAATGGTATTAGAGATTCTGGGCTATTGCCATTGTTTATGAATTGTAAAGCAGGATTGGTGAATGTCAATCTAAGTGGCTGTGTGAATCTAACCGACAAAGTGATTTCCTCCTTGACCAAGCTTCATGGTTGGACTCTTGAATTGCTCAATCTTGATGGTTGTTTGAAGGTCACCGATTCAAGCTTGGTGGCAATTGCAGAGAACTGCCCATTGCTCAATGATCTAGACGTCTCCAAGTGTTGTATCACTGATTTTGGGGTTGCAGCACTTGCTCAAGCCAACCAGTTCAACCTGCAACTCCTTTCTGTGTTTGGGTGCTCTGCCTTAACTGACCAGAGCTTGCTTGCTCTTGTAAAATTAGGCGACTCCCTCTTGGGCTTGAATCTTCAGCACTGCAACTCAATCAGCACCAGAAGTATTGAGCTGCTATTGGCTCAACTTCATCGGTGTGACATCCTCTACTGA
- the LOC103488310 gene encoding uncharacterized protein LOC103488310 isoform X2 — protein MRCCLLNRLEGCSSKNPCCSFLQFSGEYMRALILLMVDKIKLLFHKRRREGCCSASALGNAMDGPSKGLRVKDKEAKKQCLPENFPSSSTCEMDNSTVWSQRSMASAQSHDSQSNIGSSTDFVNSGLLLWNETRKQWVGNKMSKSQKQVQEPKISWNATYDSLLTTNKPFPEAIPLTEMIEFLVDVWEQEGLYD, from the exons ATGAG GTGTTGTCTCCTCAACCGCTTAGAAGGTTGCTCTAGCAAGAATCCATGTTGTTCTTTCTTACAGTTTTCTGGAGAATATATGCGCGCTCTTATTCTTTTGATGGTGGATAAAATCAAGCTTCTTTTCCAT AAAAGAAGGCGTGAGGGATGCTGCTCTGCATCTGCACTAGGTAATGCAATGGATGGGCCGTCTAAAGGTCTGAGAGTTAAAGACAAAGAAGCAAAGAAACAATGCTTACCAGAAAATTTCCCTAGCTCTAGCACATGTGAAATGGACAACAGTACAGTTTGGTCCCAGAGAAGCATGGCATCAGCCCAATCACATGATTCTCAAAGCAATATTGGGAGCAGTACAGACTTTGTAAATTCTG GACTACTTCTTTGGAATGAGACCAGGAAGCAATGGGTTGGAAATAAAATGTCCAAGAGCCAAAAGCAAGTTCAGGAACCTAAAATAAG CTGGAATGCTACTTACGACAGCTTACTAACAACGAACAAGCCGTTCCCTGAGGCCATACCTCTTACT GAGATGATAGAGTTTCTTGTTGATGTCTGGGAGCAGGAGGGTCTATATGACTGA
- the LOC103488313 gene encoding putative L-ascorbate peroxidase 6 isoform X3, translating into MISTFFNPAPPCNVAVVSSSFLRFKFIPKFPATVPLSSLSTVSFRAKTTVNRSLCAPGDASVQTDFCLLKKREFVFSAALPFLLILHESVEGFKAEAAERLDKREVERIREEVRKVVTKGRAPGLLRLVFHDAGTFETNDTSGGMNGSIIHELDRPENKGLKKSILQEAKSTLDLIRPVSWADVIVVAGAEAVSICGGPSIAVDLGRLDSEKPDLEGKLPEESLDAVGLKQIFSRKGFSTRELVALSGAHTIGGKGFGSPVVFDNAYFKILLEKPWSSNGGMSSMIGLPSDRALADDDECLRWIKEYAKDQNVFFEDFQNAYIKLVNSGAKWRS; encoded by the exons ATGATTTCCACCTTCTTCAATCCTGCGCCGCCGTGCAACGTCGCCGTcgtttcttcttcctttctcagaTTCAAGTTCATACCAAAATTTCCCGCCACCGTACCTCTATCGTCTCTTTCGACGGTCTCCTTTCGCGCCAAAACTACCGTTAACCGTTCTCTCTGCGCCCCTGGCGATGCTTCTG TTCAGACTGATTTCTGCTTACTGAAGAAGAGAGAATTTGTGTTTTCTGCCGCGCTGCCCTTTCTTCTTATTTTGCATGAATCCGTGGAAGGTTTTAAAGCTGAGGCGGCAGA AAGATTGGATAAAAGGGAAGTTGAACGGATAAGAGAAGAAGTAAGAAAGGTGGTAACCAAAGGAAGGGCTCCTGGTCTGCTTCGTCTGGTATTTCATGATGCTGGAACTTTTGAAACCAATGATACTTCAG GTGGTATGAACGGATCTATAATTCATGAACTTGATAGACCTGAAAACAAAGGTCTCAAGAAATCA ATTCTTCAGGAAGCGAAGAGTACACTGGACTTAATTAGACCTG TATCTTGGGCAGACGTGATAGTTGTGGCTGGTGCTGAAGCTGTTTCAATATGTGGGGGTCCTAGTATTGCTGTTGATTTGGGTAGATTAGACTCCGA GAAACCAGATCTAGAAGGTAAACTTCCTGAGGAATCTCTGGATGCTGTTGGATTGAAGCAAATCTTCAGCAGAAAAGGATTTTC GACACGAGAACTAGTTGCACTATCTGGAGCCCATACTATTGGTGGGAAAGGTTTTGGAAGCCCTGTTGTTTTTGATAATGCATATTTCAAAATACTTTTGGAGAAGCCATGGTCATCTAACG gtGGTATGTCCAGTATGATAGGGCTACCTTCTGATCGTGCTCTTGCTGACGATGATGAATGCTTGAG ATGGATCAAAGAGTATGCCAAGGATCAGAATGTGTTCTTCGAAGATTTCCAGAATGCTTATATCAAGCTAGTAAATTCTGGTGCAAAGTGGAGAAGCTAG
- the LOC103488310 gene encoding uncharacterized protein LOC103488310 isoform X1 — translation MYSRCCLLNRLEGCSSKNPCCSFLQFSGEYMRALILLMVDKIKLLFHKRRREGCCSASALGNAMDGPSKGLRVKDKEAKKQCLPENFPSSSTCEMDNSTVWSQRSMASAQSHDSQSNIGSSTDFVNSGLLLWNETRKQWVGNKMSKSQKQVQEPKISWNATYDSLLTTNKPFPEAIPLTEMIEFLVDVWEQEGLYD, via the exons ATGTATTCTAGGTGTTGTCTCCTCAACCGCTTAGAAGGTTGCTCTAGCAAGAATCCATGTTGTTCTTTCTTACAGTTTTCTGGAGAATATATGCGCGCTCTTATTCTTTTGATGGTGGATAAAATCAAGCTTCTTTTCCAT AAAAGAAGGCGTGAGGGATGCTGCTCTGCATCTGCACTAGGTAATGCAATGGATGGGCCGTCTAAAGGTCTGAGAGTTAAAGACAAAGAAGCAAAGAAACAATGCTTACCAGAAAATTTCCCTAGCTCTAGCACATGTGAAATGGACAACAGTACAGTTTGGTCCCAGAGAAGCATGGCATCAGCCCAATCACATGATTCTCAAAGCAATATTGGGAGCAGTACAGACTTTGTAAATTCTG GACTACTTCTTTGGAATGAGACCAGGAAGCAATGGGTTGGAAATAAAATGTCCAAGAGCCAAAAGCAAGTTCAGGAACCTAAAATAAG CTGGAATGCTACTTACGACAGCTTACTAACAACGAACAAGCCGTTCCCTGAGGCCATACCTCTTACT GAGATGATAGAGTTTCTTGTTGATGTCTGGGAGCAGGAGGGTCTATATGACTGA
- the LOC103488313 gene encoding putative L-ascorbate peroxidase 6 isoform X1, producing the protein MISTFFNPAPPCNVAVVSSSFLRFKFIPKFPATVPLSSLSTVSFRAKTTVNRSLCAPGDASVQTDFCLLKKREFVFSAALPFLLILHESVEGFKAEAAERLDKREVERIREEVRKVVTKGRAPGLLRLVFHDAGTFETNDTSGGMNGSIIHELDRPENKGLKKSVKILQEAKSTLDLIRPVSWADVIVVAGAEAVSICGGPSIAVDLGRLDSEKPDLEGKLPEESLDAVGLKQIFSRKGFSTRELVALSGAHTIGGKGFGSPVVFDNAYFKILLEKPWSSNGGMSSMIGLPSDRALADDDECLRWIKEYAKDQNVFFEDFQNAYIKLVNSGAKWRS; encoded by the exons ATGATTTCCACCTTCTTCAATCCTGCGCCGCCGTGCAACGTCGCCGTcgtttcttcttcctttctcagaTTCAAGTTCATACCAAAATTTCCCGCCACCGTACCTCTATCGTCTCTTTCGACGGTCTCCTTTCGCGCCAAAACTACCGTTAACCGTTCTCTCTGCGCCCCTGGCGATGCTTCTG TTCAGACTGATTTCTGCTTACTGAAGAAGAGAGAATTTGTGTTTTCTGCCGCGCTGCCCTTTCTTCTTATTTTGCATGAATCCGTGGAAGGTTTTAAAGCTGAGGCGGCAGA AAGATTGGATAAAAGGGAAGTTGAACGGATAAGAGAAGAAGTAAGAAAGGTGGTAACCAAAGGAAGGGCTCCTGGTCTGCTTCGTCTGGTATTTCATGATGCTGGAACTTTTGAAACCAATGATACTTCAG GTGGTATGAACGGATCTATAATTCATGAACTTGATAGACCTGAAAACAAAGGTCTCAAGAAATCAGTTAAG ATTCTTCAGGAAGCGAAGAGTACACTGGACTTAATTAGACCTG TATCTTGGGCAGACGTGATAGTTGTGGCTGGTGCTGAAGCTGTTTCAATATGTGGGGGTCCTAGTATTGCTGTTGATTTGGGTAGATTAGACTCCGA GAAACCAGATCTAGAAGGTAAACTTCCTGAGGAATCTCTGGATGCTGTTGGATTGAAGCAAATCTTCAGCAGAAAAGGATTTTC GACACGAGAACTAGTTGCACTATCTGGAGCCCATACTATTGGTGGGAAAGGTTTTGGAAGCCCTGTTGTTTTTGATAATGCATATTTCAAAATACTTTTGGAGAAGCCATGGTCATCTAACG gtGGTATGTCCAGTATGATAGGGCTACCTTCTGATCGTGCTCTTGCTGACGATGATGAATGCTTGAG ATGGATCAAAGAGTATGCCAAGGATCAGAATGTGTTCTTCGAAGATTTCCAGAATGCTTATATCAAGCTAGTAAATTCTGGTGCAAAGTGGAGAAGCTAG
- the LOC103488313 gene encoding putative L-ascorbate peroxidase 6 isoform X2, whose product MISTFFNPAPPCNVAVVSSSFLRFKFIPKFPATVPLSSLSTVSFRAKTTVNRSLCAPGDASVQTDFCLLKKREFVFSAALPFLLILHESVEGFKAEAAELDKREVERIREEVRKVVTKGRAPGLLRLVFHDAGTFETNDTSGGMNGSIIHELDRPENKGLKKSVKILQEAKSTLDLIRPVSWADVIVVAGAEAVSICGGPSIAVDLGRLDSEKPDLEGKLPEESLDAVGLKQIFSRKGFSTRELVALSGAHTIGGKGFGSPVVFDNAYFKILLEKPWSSNGGMSSMIGLPSDRALADDDECLRWIKEYAKDQNVFFEDFQNAYIKLVNSGAKWRS is encoded by the exons ATGATTTCCACCTTCTTCAATCCTGCGCCGCCGTGCAACGTCGCCGTcgtttcttcttcctttctcagaTTCAAGTTCATACCAAAATTTCCCGCCACCGTACCTCTATCGTCTCTTTCGACGGTCTCCTTTCGCGCCAAAACTACCGTTAACCGTTCTCTCTGCGCCCCTGGCGATGCTTCTG TTCAGACTGATTTCTGCTTACTGAAGAAGAGAGAATTTGTGTTTTCTGCCGCGCTGCCCTTTCTTCTTATTTTGCATGAATCCGTGGAAGGTTTTAAAGCTGAGGCGGCAGA ATTGGATAAAAGGGAAGTTGAACGGATAAGAGAAGAAGTAAGAAAGGTGGTAACCAAAGGAAGGGCTCCTGGTCTGCTTCGTCTGGTATTTCATGATGCTGGAACTTTTGAAACCAATGATACTTCAG GTGGTATGAACGGATCTATAATTCATGAACTTGATAGACCTGAAAACAAAGGTCTCAAGAAATCAGTTAAG ATTCTTCAGGAAGCGAAGAGTACACTGGACTTAATTAGACCTG TATCTTGGGCAGACGTGATAGTTGTGGCTGGTGCTGAAGCTGTTTCAATATGTGGGGGTCCTAGTATTGCTGTTGATTTGGGTAGATTAGACTCCGA GAAACCAGATCTAGAAGGTAAACTTCCTGAGGAATCTCTGGATGCTGTTGGATTGAAGCAAATCTTCAGCAGAAAAGGATTTTC GACACGAGAACTAGTTGCACTATCTGGAGCCCATACTATTGGTGGGAAAGGTTTTGGAAGCCCTGTTGTTTTTGATAATGCATATTTCAAAATACTTTTGGAGAAGCCATGGTCATCTAACG gtGGTATGTCCAGTATGATAGGGCTACCTTCTGATCGTGCTCTTGCTGACGATGATGAATGCTTGAG ATGGATCAAAGAGTATGCCAAGGATCAGAATGTGTTCTTCGAAGATTTCCAGAATGCTTATATCAAGCTAGTAAATTCTGGTGCAAAGTGGAGAAGCTAG
- the LOC103488313 gene encoding putative L-ascorbate peroxidase 6 isoform X5 → MRILLTISLKRLDKREVERIREEVRKVVTKGRAPGLLRLVFHDAGTFETNDTSGGMNGSIIHELDRPENKGLKKSVKILQEAKSTLDLIRPVSWADVIVVAGAEAVSICGGPSIAVDLGRLDSEKPDLEGKLPEESLDAVGLKQIFSRKGFSTRELVALSGAHTIGGKGFGSPVVFDNAYFKILLEKPWSSNGGMSSMIGLPSDRALADDDECLRWIKEYAKDQNVFFEDFQNAYIKLVNSGAKWRS, encoded by the exons ATGAGGATATTGCTTACGATTAGTTTGAA AAGATTGGATAAAAGGGAAGTTGAACGGATAAGAGAAGAAGTAAGAAAGGTGGTAACCAAAGGAAGGGCTCCTGGTCTGCTTCGTCTGGTATTTCATGATGCTGGAACTTTTGAAACCAATGATACTTCAG GTGGTATGAACGGATCTATAATTCATGAACTTGATAGACCTGAAAACAAAGGTCTCAAGAAATCAGTTAAG ATTCTTCAGGAAGCGAAGAGTACACTGGACTTAATTAGACCTG TATCTTGGGCAGACGTGATAGTTGTGGCTGGTGCTGAAGCTGTTTCAATATGTGGGGGTCCTAGTATTGCTGTTGATTTGGGTAGATTAGACTCCGA GAAACCAGATCTAGAAGGTAAACTTCCTGAGGAATCTCTGGATGCTGTTGGATTGAAGCAAATCTTCAGCAGAAAAGGATTTTC GACACGAGAACTAGTTGCACTATCTGGAGCCCATACTATTGGTGGGAAAGGTTTTGGAAGCCCTGTTGTTTTTGATAATGCATATTTCAAAATACTTTTGGAGAAGCCATGGTCATCTAACG gtGGTATGTCCAGTATGATAGGGCTACCTTCTGATCGTGCTCTTGCTGACGATGATGAATGCTTGAG ATGGATCAAAGAGTATGCCAAGGATCAGAATGTGTTCTTCGAAGATTTCCAGAATGCTTATATCAAGCTAGTAAATTCTGGTGCAAAGTGGAGAAGCTAG
- the LOC103488313 gene encoding putative L-ascorbate peroxidase 6 isoform X4 has protein sequence MISTFFNPAPPCNVAVVSSSFLRFKFIPKFPATVPLSSLSTVSFRAKTTVNRSLCAPGDASVQTDFCLLKKREFVFSAALPFLLILHESVEGFKAEAAELDKREVERIREEVRKVVTKGRAPGLLRLVFHDAGTFETNDTSGGMNGSIIHELDRPENKGLKKSILQEAKSTLDLIRPVSWADVIVVAGAEAVSICGGPSIAVDLGRLDSEKPDLEGKLPEESLDAVGLKQIFSRKGFSTRELVALSGAHTIGGKGFGSPVVFDNAYFKILLEKPWSSNGGMSSMIGLPSDRALADDDECLRWIKEYAKDQNVFFEDFQNAYIKLVNSGAKWRS, from the exons ATGATTTCCACCTTCTTCAATCCTGCGCCGCCGTGCAACGTCGCCGTcgtttcttcttcctttctcagaTTCAAGTTCATACCAAAATTTCCCGCCACCGTACCTCTATCGTCTCTTTCGACGGTCTCCTTTCGCGCCAAAACTACCGTTAACCGTTCTCTCTGCGCCCCTGGCGATGCTTCTG TTCAGACTGATTTCTGCTTACTGAAGAAGAGAGAATTTGTGTTTTCTGCCGCGCTGCCCTTTCTTCTTATTTTGCATGAATCCGTGGAAGGTTTTAAAGCTGAGGCGGCAGA ATTGGATAAAAGGGAAGTTGAACGGATAAGAGAAGAAGTAAGAAAGGTGGTAACCAAAGGAAGGGCTCCTGGTCTGCTTCGTCTGGTATTTCATGATGCTGGAACTTTTGAAACCAATGATACTTCAG GTGGTATGAACGGATCTATAATTCATGAACTTGATAGACCTGAAAACAAAGGTCTCAAGAAATCA ATTCTTCAGGAAGCGAAGAGTACACTGGACTTAATTAGACCTG TATCTTGGGCAGACGTGATAGTTGTGGCTGGTGCTGAAGCTGTTTCAATATGTGGGGGTCCTAGTATTGCTGTTGATTTGGGTAGATTAGACTCCGA GAAACCAGATCTAGAAGGTAAACTTCCTGAGGAATCTCTGGATGCTGTTGGATTGAAGCAAATCTTCAGCAGAAAAGGATTTTC GACACGAGAACTAGTTGCACTATCTGGAGCCCATACTATTGGTGGGAAAGGTTTTGGAAGCCCTGTTGTTTTTGATAATGCATATTTCAAAATACTTTTGGAGAAGCCATGGTCATCTAACG gtGGTATGTCCAGTATGATAGGGCTACCTTCTGATCGTGCTCTTGCTGACGATGATGAATGCTTGAG ATGGATCAAAGAGTATGCCAAGGATCAGAATGTGTTCTTCGAAGATTTCCAGAATGCTTATATCAAGCTAGTAAATTCTGGTGCAAAGTGGAGAAGCTAG